In a single window of the Arachis hypogaea cultivar Tifrunner chromosome 6, arahy.Tifrunner.gnm2.J5K5, whole genome shotgun sequence genome:
- the LOC112696324 gene encoding alcohol acyltransferase 9, translated as MLEFVELPDCFYPRDAITIITPCAPTPKHSLYLSNLDDQKFLRFSIKYLYLFKKSVSIEALKCSLSRVLVDYYPLAGRLRKNNNNDDDDHKLEVDCNGEGAVLAEAFMDSTIEDLIEASKVPNKSWRKLMYKVEAQSFLDIPPLVVQVTNLRCGGMILCTAINHCLCDGIGTSQFLHAWAQLTKNPNTKLTIIPFHGRHVLKSRDPPQVRFPLPGYTKTKPTQQVELLKMMQSQPLVATSFTFGSHQVLQLKKQCIPSLKCTTFEVVAAHTWRSWIGSLNLNSDLTVKLLFSINIRKSMNLPQGYYGNGFVLGCAQSKVKDLVCDNNNNNNLHHGVKLVQQAKATTWDNNGEYIRSMIDFLEDKNVRTDLSTSMVISQWSKLGLEDLDFGVGKPLHMGPLTSDVYCLFLPVVGDPHAVRVLVSVPESMAESFRHHMMVKESWESHHEDVNTNGYHVQEKLFV; from the exons ATGTTAGAATTTGTAGAACTCCCGGATTGTTTTTACCCTAGGGATGCAATTACCATAATAACCCCATGTGCTCCAACACCAAAGCATTCACTCTATCTATCAAATCTTGATGATCAAAAGTTCCTAAGGTTCTCAATTAAGTACTTGTACTTGTTCAAGAAATCAGTGAGCATTGAAGCCTTGAAGTGTTCCTTGTCAAGGGTTCTTGTTGATTACTACCCTTTGGCTGGGAGATTAAGgaagaacaataataatgatgatgatgatcacaagCTTGAGGTGGATTGCAATGGAGAAGGTGCTGTTCTTGCTGAGGCTTTCATGGATTCAACTATTGAAGACTTGATTGAAGCTTCTAAGGTTCCAAACAAGTCATGGAGGAAGCTTATGTATAAGGTTGAAGCTCAAAGTTTCTTGGATATTCCTCCGCTTGTTGTTCAG GTAACTAATCTCCGTTGTGGGGGCATGATCCTGTGCACTGCGATCAACCACTGTCTATGCGACGGCATAGGCACTTCACAGTTTCTACATGCGTGGGCCCAACTCACCAAGAACCCCAACACTAAATTGACCATTATACCCTTCCATGGGAGACACGTGTTAAAATCTCGTGATCCCCCTCAGGTGAGGTTTCCTCTCCCGGGATACACCAAAACAAAACCCACTCAACAAGTGGAACTCCTTAAGATGATGCAATCTCAACCGTTAGTTGCCACGTCATTTACCTTTGGATCCCACCAAGTTCTTCAATTGAAGAAACAATGCATTCCCTCCCTAAAATGCACAACCTTTGAGGTCGTGGCGGCACACACGTGGCGCTCGTGGATTGGCTCGCTTAACTTAAATTCTGACCTCACAGTGAAATTACTCTTTTCTATTAACATAAGAAAAAGTATGAACCTCCCACAAGGGTATTATGGGAATGGATTTGTTCTAGGATGTGCACAAAGTAAAGTGAAGGATTTAGTgtgtgataataataataataataaccttcATCATGGTGTGAAATTGGTTCAACAAGCTAAGGCTACTACTTGGGACAATAATGGTGAATACATTAGGTCCATGATTGATTTCTTGGAGGACAAGAATGTGAGAACTGATCTTTCTACTAGCATGGTTATATCACAATGGTCTAAACTAGGGttagaagatttggattttggagtAGGGAAGCCATTGCACATGGGACCTTTAACAAGTGATGTCTATTGCTTGTTCTTACCGGTGGTCGGAGACCCCCACGCGGTAAGGGTTCTCGTGTCGGTGCCGGAGAGTATGGCGGAGAGTTTCCGGCACCACATGATGGTGAAGGAAAGTTGGGAAAGTCATCATGAGGATGTTAATACAAATGGATATCATGTGCAAGAAAAGTTGTTTGTATGA
- the LOC112696325 gene encoding AP-4 complex subunit mu has translation MISQLFVLSQRGDNIVFRDYSRDVHKASAETFFRKVKFWNDDGEEDAPPVFNVDGVNYFHVKVAGLLFVATNRVNVSPSLVLELLQRIARLIKDYLGVLNEDSLRKNFVLVYELLDEVIDFGYAQTTSTELLKSYIFNEPIMIDSAVMPPLGAASIFVKGNKRMPGTVITKSVVANEPGGRKREEIFVDVIEKISVTFNSSGYILTSEIDGTIQMKSYLTGNPEIRLALNEDLSIGRSDYASSTAVILDDCNFHESVHLDSFDTDRTLSLVPPDGEFPVMNYRMTQPFKPPFRINALLEETGPLKAEVIIKVCADFNPSINANTVLVQMPVPKFTNRVNFELDHESVGNTTDFKEANKRLEWSIKKVVGGAELTLRAKLTFSQELLGNIMKEAGPVSMTFDIPMYHASRLQVKYLQIAKKSKAHNPYRWVRYVTQANSYVARL, from the exons ATGATATCTCAGTTGTTCGTGCTTTCTCAACGAGGCGATAACATCGTCTTCCGTGACT ATAGCCGTGATGTTCACAAAGCGAGCGCTGAGACATTTTTCCGCAAAGTCAAGTTCTGGAACGACGATGGTGAAGAAGATGCTCCACCTGTCTTT AATGTGGATGGAGTGAACTACTTCCATGTGAAGGTTGCCGGGTTGTTGTTTGTTGCTACAAACAGGGTCAATGTATCCCCCTCTCTTGTCTTGGAGCTCTTGCAGCGGATCGCTCGTCTCATCAAGGATTACCTTGGCGTTCTTAATGAAGATTCGTTGCGGAAGAATTTCGTGCTTGTCTATGAATTGCTGGATGAAGTCATT GATTTTGGTTATGCACAAACAACTTCCACGGAGCTTTTGAAATCTTATATTTTCAACGAGCCAATTATGATTGATTCTGCAGTGATGCCTCCCCTTGGTGCTGCATCCATTTTTGTG AAAGGGAACAAACGAATGCCAGGCACAGTTATTACAAAGTCTGTTGTTGCTAATGAACCTGGTGGTAGAAAGAGGGAGGAGATTTTTGTTGACGTAATCGAGAAAATAAGTGTCACATTCAACTCTAGC GGATATATACTCACTAGTGAGATAGACGGCACCATTCAAATGAAGAGTTACCTTACGGGTAACCCAGAGATTCGGCTTGCTCTCAATGAGGACCTGAGTATAGGAAGAAGTG ATTATGCAAGTTCCACTGCAGTGATTCTAGACGATTGTAACTTCCATGAGTCTGTACACCTTGATAGTTTTGATACTGACCGAACCTTGTCATTG GTTCCACCAGACGGGGAATTCCCAGTCATGAATTATCGAATGACTCAACCGTTTAAGCCTCCATTTCGTATTAATGCATTGCTTGAAGAAACAGGACCCCTGAAA gCCGAAGTGATAATTAAAGTTTGTGCTGACTTCAACCCAAGTATCAATGCTAACACAGTTCTTGTACAGATGCCAGTGCCAAAATTTACCAATCG AGTTAATTTTGAGTTGGATCATGAATCAGTTGGGAACACAACTGACTTCAAGGAAGCAAATAAGAGACTAGAGTGGAGCATAAAAAAG GTTGTCGGCGGAGCGGAACTTACTTTACGAGCAAAACTAACTTTTTCACAGGAGTTACTTG GCAATATCATGAAGGAGGCAGGGCCTGTTAGCATGACCTTTGATATACCAATGTATCATGCTTCAAGGCTTCAG GTGAAGTATTTGCAAATAGCAAAGAAATCAAAGGCACATAATCCATATAGATGGGTTAGATATGTGACCCAAGCAAACTCATATGTTGCCCGCTTGTAA